One genomic window of Halovivax cerinus includes the following:
- a CDS encoding bacterio-opsin activator domain-containing protein — MSSPVDENGVDAELCAMFSTVGTGEPVTTTEIAARLDRDPQVVADRLESLATDSRVESKPLDGSDRIWWRSSIESESDDRESFEASGSLARRVVEVIGEPVLEIDAAGTVVAVNKAFATLVGYGRESVHGRPLSTIGPDDVVDRIDERLQSADDETTSIDLCLEFELETADGSAVPVSASFGAWRGDDGNLLGAVGVVRDERDRHEREATLARQQERLAVLNGLNDVVRDVTAAALEGSTRDEIERAVCDRLVASDAYVATWVAEVDPIIEELTPRVERGFDGYVDSVTISTDPDSPHGQGPAGRAARTMEPQACRDVCSHPAFEPWLDELDAHDITSCMAIPIVHGSTLYGLLGVYSSRTDAFGDDERAVVGQLGETVGHAISAAERKRAMTSDEVIEIGLQCRGFFASLGLETSFTGTATFRQTIPIGDGSYVLYGNARDGGLSAIEILVDAEETPHYESYEVISRDGEETTFKAHLSDAPIPSVVSANGGYVDDVQLVDGDMFTRVHLPPGADINRLVEDIQACYPDFEPVTRRQKSIQRRTGEHYSSILDSILTERQLAAIEAGYHAGFFEWPRHSSGEDVAETLDISPATFHQHIRTAERKILDELLDE; from the coding sequence ATGTCGTCACCGGTCGACGAGAACGGCGTCGACGCCGAGTTGTGTGCGATGTTTTCGACGGTCGGGACCGGTGAGCCGGTAACGACGACCGAGATCGCAGCGCGACTGGATCGGGACCCACAGGTCGTCGCCGATCGGCTGGAATCACTCGCGACCGACAGTCGCGTCGAGTCGAAGCCGCTGGACGGTTCCGACCGCATCTGGTGGCGCTCGTCGATCGAATCCGAAAGCGACGACCGGGAGTCGTTCGAAGCCTCCGGGTCGCTCGCCCGACGCGTCGTCGAGGTGATCGGTGAACCGGTCCTGGAGATCGACGCGGCCGGAACGGTCGTGGCCGTCAACAAGGCGTTCGCCACACTCGTCGGGTACGGTAGAGAGAGCGTACACGGTCGTCCGCTCTCGACGATCGGCCCCGACGACGTCGTGGATCGAATCGACGAACGGCTCCAGTCGGCCGACGACGAGACGACGAGCATCGACCTCTGCCTCGAGTTCGAACTGGAGACGGCCGACGGCTCTGCAGTTCCGGTATCGGCGTCGTTCGGGGCCTGGCGGGGCGATGACGGGAACCTGCTGGGTGCGGTCGGTGTCGTGCGAGACGAACGCGACCGCCACGAACGCGAGGCGACGCTCGCGCGACAGCAGGAACGACTGGCCGTCCTGAACGGCCTGAACGACGTGGTGCGCGACGTGACGGCCGCCGCCCTCGAGGGATCGACCCGCGACGAGATCGAGCGTGCGGTCTGTGATCGGCTGGTCGCATCCGACGCGTACGTCGCCACGTGGGTCGCCGAGGTCGACCCGATCATAGAGGAGCTGACGCCGCGAGTCGAGCGTGGGTTCGACGGGTACGTCGATTCGGTCACGATCTCCACCGACCCCGACTCACCACACGGGCAGGGACCGGCCGGCCGCGCCGCCCGGACGATGGAACCCCAGGCGTGTCGCGACGTCTGTTCGCATCCGGCGTTCGAACCCTGGCTCGACGAACTCGACGCACACGACATCACGTCGTGCATGGCGATCCCGATCGTCCACGGGTCGACGCTGTACGGCCTTCTCGGCGTCTACTCGAGCCGAACTGACGCGTTCGGCGACGACGAACGAGCGGTCGTCGGGCAACTCGGCGAAACGGTCGGCCACGCCATCTCCGCCGCAGAACGCAAACGGGCGATGACGAGCGACGAGGTCATCGAAATCGGCCTGCAGTGTCGCGGGTTCTTCGCGAGTCTCGGACTCGAGACCTCGTTCACCGGGACGGCCACGTTCCGCCAGACGATTCCCATCGGTGACGGGTCGTACGTCCTCTACGGGAACGCCAGAGACGGTGGCCTCTCCGCCATCGAGATTCTCGTCGACGCCGAGGAGACGCCTCACTACGAGTCCTACGAAGTCATCTCCCGCGACGGCGAAGAGACGACCTTCAAAGCCCACCTCTCGGACGCGCCGATTCCCTCCGTCGTCAGCGCAAACGGCGGCTACGTCGACGACGTGCAACTCGTCGACGGCGACATGTTCACCCGCGTACACCTGCCACCGGGTGCCGACATCAATCGTCTGGTCGAGGATATACAGGCGTGCTATCCCGACTTCGAACCGGTCACCAGACGCCAGAAGTCGATCCAGCGTCGGACCGGTGAGCACTACTCGTCCATCCTCGATTCCATCCTCACGGAACGACAACTCGCCGCGATCGAAGCCGGCTATCACGCCGGGTTCTTCGAGTGGCCGCGTCACAGTTCCGGCGAAGACGTCGCCGAAACGCTCGACATCAGTCCCGCGACCTTCCACCAGCACATCCGAACGGCCGAACGAAAGATTCTGGACGAATTGTTAGATGAGTGA
- a CDS encoding zinc ribbon domain-containing protein — protein MHDGERGCPKCGHTKTETDEIATSGTGLSKMFDIQNRSFQVISCTNCGYSELYRSQSSGNMIDLFLG, from the coding sequence ATGCACGACGGCGAACGCGGCTGTCCGAAGTGCGGCCACACGAAGACGGAGACCGACGAGATCGCCACGTCCGGCACCGGGCTCTCGAAGATGTTCGACATCCAGAACCGGAGTTTCCAGGTCATCAGCTGTACCAACTGTGGGTATTCGGAACTGTACCGCAGTCAGTCCTCGGGGAACATGATCGACCTGTTTCTTGGGTAA
- a CDS encoding MinD/ParA family ATP-binding protein produces the protein MAQETVYAIASGKGGVGKTTTTVNLGTALAQAGERVAIVDADLGMANLAGFVSLSPGSATLHDVLAGDATIEEATYRLAENIVGVPSGNELADYAETQPDGLGDVVDALRDRADYVLLDVGAGVSHETVLPLGLADAVVLVATPEPAAIQDVRRTMELVERVDGSIAGLLVTRTHPTGDVDPETIGEKLGLSVLGSIPEDRAVRASVYAGTPLVVHAPESDAATAYREFAARLTGVELDDRVLDEPAASGEDAAAHDDVSSAITDAESDG, from the coding sequence ATGGCCCAGGAGACGGTGTACGCCATCGCGAGTGGGAAAGGTGGCGTCGGAAAGACGACGACGACGGTGAACCTCGGGACCGCGCTCGCCCAGGCCGGCGAGCGCGTCGCGATCGTCGACGCCGACCTGGGCATGGCCAACCTGGCCGGATTCGTCAGTCTCTCCCCCGGTTCGGCGACCCTCCACGACGTGCTGGCAGGTGACGCGACGATAGAGGAGGCGACCTACCGACTCGCGGAGAACATCGTGGGCGTTCCGAGCGGCAACGAGCTGGCCGACTACGCCGAGACCCAACCGGACGGTCTCGGCGACGTCGTCGACGCACTTCGCGACCGCGCCGACTACGTCCTGCTGGACGTCGGCGCCGGCGTGAGCCACGAAACGGTCCTCCCGCTGGGGCTCGCGGACGCGGTGGTTCTCGTTGCGACGCCCGAACCGGCCGCGATTCAGGACGTCAGGCGAACGATGGAACTCGTCGAACGGGTCGATGGCTCGATCGCTGGTCTCCTCGTCACCCGAACCCATCCGACGGGTGACGTCGATCCCGAGACGATCGGGGAGAAACTGGGGCTGTCCGTCCTCGGATCGATCCCCGAGGACCGTGCGGTCAGAGCCAGCGTCTACGCGGGGACGCCGCTCGTCGTCCACGCTCCGGAGAGCGACGCCGCTACCGCTTACCGCGAGTTTGCAGCGCGGCTGACCGGCGTCGAACTCGACGACCGGGTGCTCGACGAACCGGCGGCGTCGGGCGAGGACGCCGCCGCCCACGACGACGTATCGAGCGCGATCACCGACGCCGAGTCTGACGGTTGA
- the argS gene encoding arginine--tRNA ligase produces MFPALRDEVASALEAALAARELPTDDLGIEEPPDDVESVLASSVAFRLAGEMGAAPPQVAAELADEIEPVDLTYVDRVETQGPYVNFLPSREYYAETLDAACESTYGRHPDREESVVVEHTSANPTGPVHVGRARNPIIGDAVATVLDYAGYDVERHYYVNDAGRQIAVFTWAYETFDEEDLGEPEREKADYDLVRYYREGNAYLEDASEDEATAAEAEIESIMQGLEAGDDATYERVSEVVDQVLGGMRETLSRLPVAFDEFVKESRFMRDGSTDDVVTRLQALDEAFYEDDAWQLDLTEFGMEKPFVFLRADGTSLYTTRDVAHHEWKFDRFDRAVTVIGEDHELTFEELRRTLELLGHDTDQLEQLFYSWVNLPGGEGMSTRAGTGIDLDDLLDEAISRARDEVEDRLDDRIRDDDIDDEDVERIARQVGIGAVRYDIVAKQPTKAITFEWDRALDFEAQSAPYVQYVHARCCGILEEAGTDPTDDLIELTDAVDSSVLDTRAERDLLETIARFPHVIEEAADDLEPHRVATYTREFAETFNTFYRECPVLADDVDDDVRTTRLALVGASKHTIANALDVVGVDAPRSM; encoded by the coding sequence ATGTTCCCAGCGCTACGCGACGAGGTCGCGTCGGCGCTCGAGGCGGCACTTGCCGCCCGCGAGTTGCCGACCGACGATCTCGGGATCGAGGAGCCACCGGACGACGTGGAGAGCGTTCTCGCCTCGAGCGTCGCGTTCCGACTCGCCGGTGAGATGGGTGCGGCGCCGCCGCAGGTCGCCGCCGAGCTGGCCGACGAGATCGAGCCGGTCGACCTGACCTACGTCGACCGGGTCGAGACGCAGGGACCGTACGTGAACTTCCTGCCGAGTCGCGAGTACTACGCCGAGACGCTCGACGCGGCGTGCGAGTCGACCTACGGACGACACCCCGACCGCGAGGAGTCCGTCGTCGTCGAGCACACGAGCGCCAACCCGACCGGACCCGTCCACGTCGGACGCGCACGCAACCCGATCATCGGCGACGCCGTGGCGACCGTCCTCGACTACGCCGGCTACGACGTCGAACGCCACTACTACGTCAACGACGCCGGGCGCCAGATCGCCGTCTTCACCTGGGCCTACGAGACCTTCGACGAAGAAGACCTCGGCGAGCCCGAACGCGAAAAGGCCGACTACGACCTCGTCCGCTACTACCGCGAGGGTAACGCGTACTTAGAAGACGCCTCCGAGGACGAGGCCACGGCGGCCGAGGCCGAGATCGAGTCGATCATGCAGGGACTCGAAGCGGGGGACGATGCGACCTACGAGCGCGTGAGCGAGGTCGTCGATCAGGTGCTCGGCGGGATGCGAGAGACGCTCTCGCGCCTTCCAGTGGCGTTCGACGAGTTCGTCAAGGAGTCGCGCTTCATGCGCGACGGCTCGACAGACGACGTCGTCACCCGCCTACAAGCGCTCGACGAGGCGTTCTACGAGGACGACGCCTGGCAACTGGACCTCACCGAATTCGGGATGGAGAAGCCCTTCGTCTTCCTGCGCGCCGACGGCACCTCGCTGTACACGACCCGCGACGTCGCCCATCACGAGTGGAAGTTCGACCGGTTCGATCGCGCAGTCACCGTCATCGGCGAGGATCACGAGCTCACGTTCGAGGAGCTGCGACGGACCCTCGAACTCCTCGGTCACGACACCGACCAGCTCGAGCAGCTGTTCTACTCCTGGGTCAACCTGCCGGGCGGCGAAGGGATGAGCACCCGAGCGGGAACCGGCATCGATCTCGACGACCTGTTAGACGAGGCCATCTCGCGCGCACGCGACGAGGTCGAAGACCGCCTCGACGATCGCATCCGCGACGACGACATAGACGACGAGGACGTCGAACGCATCGCACGTCAGGTGGGCATCGGCGCCGTCCGGTACGACATCGTCGCCAAACAGCCGACGAAGGCCATCACCTTCGAGTGGGATCGAGCGCTCGACTTCGAGGCCCAGTCCGCCCCCTACGTCCAGTACGTCCACGCCCGCTGTTGTGGCATTTTAGAAGAGGCGGGGACGGATCCGACCGACGACCTGATCGAACTGACCGACGCGGTCGACTCGTCCGTGCTCGACACCAGGGCCGAACGCGACCTGCTCGAGACGATCGCACGCTTCCCGCACGTGATCGAGGAGGCCGCCGACGACCTCGAACCCCACCGTGTGGCGACCTACACGCGCGAGTTCGCCGAAACGTTCAACACGTTCTACCGGGAGTGTCCGGTCCTCGCCGACGACGTCGACGACGACGTACGGACGACTCGCCTGGCCCTCGTCGGTGCGTCGAAACACACGATCGCCAACGCCCTCGACGTCGTCGGCGTCGACGCCCCGCGATCGATGTAA
- a CDS encoding V-type ATP synthase subunit D, which yields MATDVKPTRKELMAIEDRIDLSERGHGTLEKKRDGLIMEFMDILDRAQDVRGNLADDYEAAQRTINMARAMEGDVAVRGAAAALQEHPEITTESKNIMGVVVPQIESSRVSKSLDQRGYGLMGTSARIDEAAEAYEDLLESIILAAEVETAMKKMLEEIETTKRRVNALEFKLLPDLYESKEYIEQKLEEQEREEIFRMKKIKDKKEAEEDEDAIDGEGADPFVAADVQETAAGSD from the coding sequence ATGGCCACCGACGTCAAGCCGACCCGCAAGGAGTTGATGGCGATCGAGGATCGCATCGACCTCTCCGAGCGGGGCCACGGCACGTTAGAGAAGAAGCGCGACGGGCTCATCATGGAGTTCATGGACATCCTGGACCGCGCCCAGGACGTCCGCGGCAACCTCGCCGACGACTACGAAGCGGCCCAGCGGACCATCAACATGGCTCGCGCGATGGAGGGCGACGTCGCCGTTCGCGGGGCGGCCGCGGCGCTGCAGGAACACCCCGAGATCACGACCGAGTCGAAGAACATCATGGGCGTCGTCGTCCCGCAGATCGAGTCCTCGCGCGTCTCGAAGAGCCTGGACCAGCGCGGGTACGGCCTCATGGGCACCTCCGCGCGCATCGACGAGGCGGCAGAAGCCTACGAAGACCTGCTCGAGAGTATCATCCTCGCGGCCGAAGTCGAGACGGCGATGAAGAAGATGCTAGAGGAGATCGAGACCACGAAGCGCCGCGTCAACGCACTCGAGTTCAAACTCCTGCCCGACCTCTACGAGAGCAAGGAGTACATCGAGCAGAAACTCGAAGAGCAAGAGCGCGAGGAAATCTTCCGCATGAAGAAGATCAAGGACAAGAAGGAAGCGGAGGAAGACGAAGACGCGATCGACGGCGAGGGGGCCGACCCCTTCGTCGCCGCGGACGTCCAGGAGACGGCGGCCGGAAGCGACTGA
- a CDS encoding DUF7344 domain-containing protein: MGTPIEPSTACALLSDPIRRSLLELFRDQPVWSIQELAVELAPYEGASPSDPDRSVDGVQIDLVHNHVPRLVDHGILEWDTRSGDVVRSDNYEAIVRITDLTADDHETAPAAIPDRP; encoded by the coding sequence ATGGGCACCCCCATCGAACCATCTACTGCCTGTGCGCTCCTCTCTGACCCCATACGGCGGTCCCTCCTGGAACTGTTCCGGGACCAGCCGGTGTGGTCGATCCAGGAGCTCGCCGTCGAACTCGCCCCCTACGAGGGTGCGTCACCGTCCGACCCCGACCGGAGCGTCGACGGAGTGCAGATCGACCTCGTCCACAACCACGTCCCGCGGCTCGTCGACCACGGCATCCTGGAGTGGGACACCCGATCGGGCGACGTCGTTCGGAGCGACAACTACGAGGCCATCGTACGCATCACCGATTTGACGGCAGACGACCACGAGACGGCGCCCGCGGCGATTCCGGACCGCCCGTGA
- a CDS encoding ATP synthase subunit A, which yields MSQATDTEAVREDGVIDSVSGPVVTATDLDARMNDVVYVGDEGLMGEVIEIEGNETTIQVYEETSGVGPGEPVENTGEPLSVDLGPGMLDSIYDGVQRPLDALEEKMGSAFLDRGVDAPGIDLEETWEFEPEVAEGDVVEPGDVVGIVSETVTIDHKVMVPPDSEGGEVVAVESGEFTVEETVVELDTGEEISMHQEWPVRTARPAAEKRTPTDPLVTGQRIQDGLFPLAKGGTAAIPGPFGSGKTVTQQQLAKWSDADIVVYIGCGERGNEMTEVIEDFPELPDPQTGNPLMARTCLIANTSNMPVAARESCIYTGITIAEYYRDMGYDVALMADSTSRWAEAMREISSRLEEMPGEEGYPAYLAARLAEFYERAGRFELQNGGEGSISVVGAVSPPGGDFSEPVTQNTLRIVKTFWALDADLAERRHFPAINWDESYSLYRGQLDPWFSDNVAGDWPETRQWAVDVLDEEAELQEIVQLVGKDALPEDQQLTLEVARYLREAWLQQNALHDVDTYCEPDKTYRMLEAIKTFNDEAFEALDAGVPVDEIQDVDAAPRLNRMGTAEEYDEFIDEIESDLAEQLRGLY from the coding sequence ATGAGTCAGGCAACAGACACGGAGGCCGTCCGGGAGGACGGCGTCATCGACAGCGTGAGCGGTCCCGTCGTGACCGCCACGGACCTCGACGCCCGGATGAACGACGTCGTCTACGTGGGCGACGAAGGGCTGATGGGCGAGGTCATCGAGATCGAAGGAAACGAGACCACGATCCAGGTCTACGAGGAGACCTCGGGGGTCGGCCCCGGCGAACCCGTCGAGAACACGGGTGAACCGCTCTCCGTCGACCTCGGACCGGGAATGCTCGACTCCATCTACGACGGCGTCCAGCGCCCGCTCGACGCCTTAGAGGAGAAGATGGGATCGGCGTTCCTCGACCGCGGTGTCGACGCACCGGGTATCGACCTGGAAGAGACCTGGGAGTTCGAACCCGAGGTCGCCGAAGGTGACGTCGTCGAACCCGGCGACGTCGTCGGCATCGTCTCAGAAACCGTCACCATCGACCACAAGGTGATGGTGCCGCCCGATTCGGAGGGTGGCGAGGTCGTCGCCGTCGAATCCGGCGAGTTCACCGTCGAGGAGACGGTCGTCGAACTCGACACCGGCGAGGAGATTTCGATGCACCAGGAGTGGCCCGTTCGGACCGCCCGACCGGCCGCCGAGAAACGAACGCCGACGGACCCGCTCGTCACCGGCCAACGGATTCAAGACGGGCTGTTCCCGCTCGCGAAGGGCGGGACGGCCGCGATTCCGGGACCGTTCGGTTCCGGAAAGACCGTCACCCAGCAGCAGCTGGCCAAGTGGTCCGACGCGGACATCGTCGTCTACATCGGCTGCGGCGAGCGGGGCAACGAGATGACCGAGGTCATCGAGGACTTCCCGGAACTGCCCGACCCCCAGACCGGGAACCCGCTGATGGCCCGGACGTGTCTCATCGCAAACACGTCGAACATGCCCGTCGCGGCGCGTGAGTCCTGTATCTACACGGGTATCACGATCGCGGAGTACTACCGCGACATGGGCTACGACGTCGCGCTGATGGCCGACTCCACCTCGCGGTGGGCCGAGGCCATGCGCGAGATCTCCTCGCGACTGGAGGAGATGCCCGGCGAGGAGGGCTACCCGGCCTACCTCGCCGCGCGACTGGCGGAGTTCTACGAGCGCGCCGGGCGCTTCGAACTCCAGAACGGCGGCGAGGGATCCATCTCGGTCGTCGGCGCCGTGTCGCCGCCGGGTGGGGACTTCTCGGAGCCGGTCACCCAGAACACGCTGCGCATCGTCAAGACGTTCTGGGCGCTGGACGCGGACCTGGCCGAGCGCCGACACTTCCCGGCGATCAACTGGGACGAGTCCTACTCGCTCTACCGTGGGCAGCTCGACCCCTGGTTCAGCGACAACGTCGCCGGCGACTGGCCGGAGACCCGCCAGTGGGCGGTCGACGTCCTCGACGAGGAGGCCGAACTGCAGGAGATCGTCCAGCTCGTCGGCAAGGACGCCCTGCCGGAGGACCAGCAGCTGACCCTCGAAGTCGCTCGCTACCTCCGCGAGGCCTGGCTGCAGCAGAACGCCTTACACGACGTCGATACCTACTGCGAACCGGACAAGACCTACCGGATGCTCGAGGCCATCAAGACGTTCAACGACGAGGCCTTCGAGGCGTTAGACGCCGGCGTCCCGGTCGACGAGATCCAGGACGTCGACGCCGCCCCGAGGCTGAACCGGATGGGCACTGCCGAGGAGTACGACGAGTTCATCGACGAGATCGAATCTGATCTCGCCGAGCAGCTACGGGGGTTGTACTGA
- the prf1 gene encoding peptide chain release factor aRF-1: MSSEGAEGQTDRKKYEFRKVIEDLKNFEGSGTQLVTIYVPDDRQISDVVAHVTQEHSEASNIKSKQTRTNVQDALTSIKDRLKYYDTYPPDNGMVLFSGAVDSGGGQTEMVTQVLEGPPQPVESFRYHCDSDFLTEPLEEMLTDQGLYGLVVLDRREANVGWLKGKRIEPVKSASSLVPGKQRKGGQSAQRFARLRLEAIDNFYQEVAGMANDLFVPKRHDIEGILVGGPSPTKEEFLDGDYLHHELQDSVIGKFDVSYTDESGLRELVDNAEDALADAEVMKDKREMETFFEELNAGDLATYGFEETRRNLVMGSVETLLISEDLRKDVVSYECPECDTTDRDVIDRRTSTPEHTCSECGSEVPTDEAEREDAIEHLIEIAEQRGTETKFISTDFEKGEQLYDAFGGFAGILRYSTGV, from the coding sequence ATGAGTAGCGAGGGAGCCGAGGGCCAAACCGACCGGAAAAAATACGAGTTCCGGAAGGTGATCGAGGACCTCAAGAACTTCGAAGGATCCGGCACCCAACTGGTGACGATCTACGTCCCGGACGACCGCCAGATCAGTGACGTCGTTGCACACGTCACCCAGGAACACTCCGAAGCCTCGAACATCAAGTCGAAACAGACCCGCACGAACGTCCAGGACGCGCTGACGAGTATCAAAGACCGTCTCAAGTACTACGACACCTATCCGCCTGATAACGGCATGGTGCTCTTCTCCGGCGCCGTCGACTCCGGCGGTGGCCAGACCGAGATGGTCACGCAGGTGCTCGAAGGACCCCCACAGCCAGTCGAGTCGTTCCGCTATCACTGCGATTCGGACTTCCTGACGGAGCCGTTAGAGGAGATGCTGACCGACCAAGGTCTCTACGGATTGGTCGTCCTCGACCGTCGAGAGGCCAACGTCGGGTGGCTCAAGGGCAAGCGAATCGAACCCGTCAAGTCGGCGTCCTCGCTCGTCCCCGGCAAACAGCGCAAGGGTGGCCAGTCCGCCCAGCGATTCGCCCGCCTCCGACTCGAGGCAATCGACAACTTCTACCAGGAGGTCGCCGGCATGGCGAACGACCTGTTCGTCCCGAAACGACACGACATCGAGGGCATCCTCGTCGGCGGCCCGTCTCCCACCAAAGAGGAGTTCCTGGACGGCGACTACCTCCACCACGAACTGCAGGATTCGGTCATCGGCAAGTTCGACGTCTCCTACACCGACGAATCCGGCCTCCGAGAACTCGTCGACAACGCCGAAGACGCCCTGGCCGACGCCGAGGTGATGAAGGACAAACGTGAGATGGAGACCTTCTTCGAGGAACTCAACGCGGGCGACCTCGCGACCTACGGCTTCGAAGAGACCAGACGGAATCTCGTCATGGGCTCGGTCGAGACGCTGCTGATCAGCGAAGATCTGCGCAAGGACGTCGTCAGCTACGAGTGTCCAGAGTGTGACACCACTGACCGCGACGTCATCGATCGACGGACGTCGACGCCGGAACACACTTGCAGTGAGTGCGGAAGCGAGGTACCCACCGACGAGGCCGAACGCGAGGACGCGATCGAACACCTCATCGAGATCGCCGAACAGCGAGGCACCGAGACGAAGTTCATCTCGACGGACTTCGAGAAGGGCGAACAGCTCTACGACGCGTTCGGCGGATTCGCCGGGATCCTTCGCTACTCGACCGGCGTGTAA
- a CDS encoding DUF6276 family protein, with protein sequence MVCSCDVGPIVFAVPDSLRACGPDSAPAASLCPTCLSVEPVSDPPTDDPDFSRVSDAFPDGRGGVAMALTIGLLDSLAHNRAEIETTLEAAERAGVDPLLVVDRLQTDDSVDSDIDLERRHAKLESLLY encoded by the coding sequence ATGGTCTGTTCGTGCGACGTGGGGCCGATCGTCTTCGCCGTCCCCGACTCGCTACGCGCGTGTGGCCCCGATAGCGCGCCAGCCGCGTCGCTGTGCCCGACCTGCCTCTCCGTCGAACCTGTTTCCGATCCGCCGACAGACGACCCCGACTTCTCGCGGGTGAGCGACGCGTTCCCCGACGGCCGCGGCGGTGTCGCGATGGCGCTCACGATCGGTCTGCTCGACTCGCTCGCACACAACCGGGCCGAGATCGAAACGACGCTCGAGGCGGCCGAACGGGCCGGAGTGGATCCGCTGCTCGTCGTCGATCGCTTGCAGACGGACGACTCGGTCGATTCGGACATCGATCTCGAGCGCCGCCACGCGAAACTCGAGAGTTTGCTGTATTGA
- a CDS encoding ATP synthase subunit B has product MKEYQTITEVSGPLVFAEVDEPVGYDEMVEIETPAGATLRGQVLESSEGLVAIQVFEGTEGIDRNASVRFLGETMKMPVTEDLLGRVLDGSGNPIDGGPEIVPDERQDIVGEAINPFSREYPEEFIQTGVSAIDGMNTLVRGQKLPIFSGSGLPHNDLALQIARQASVPEEAEGDGADGDDEGSEFAVIFGAMGITQEEANEFMEDFERTGALERSVVFMNLADDPAVERTVTPRLALTTAEYLAFEKDYHVLVILTDMTNYCEALREIGAAREEVPGRRGYPGYMYTDLAQLYERAGRIEGQEGSVTQIPILTMPSDDITHPIPDLTGYITEGQIIVDRSLNSQGIEPPINVLPSLSRLMDDGIGEGLTRGDHGDVSDQLYAAYAEGEDLRDLVNIVGREALSDRDNQFLDFADRFETEFVQQGFDTNRSIEETLGVAWDLLSMLPPEELNRVDEEAIEEYYVGDEGESVEATAD; this is encoded by the coding sequence ATGAAAGAGTATCAAACCATCACCGAGGTCAGCGGCCCGCTCGTGTTCGCCGAAGTCGACGAACCGGTCGGCTACGACGAGATGGTCGAGATCGAGACGCCGGCCGGCGCGACGCTGCGCGGGCAGGTCCTGGAGTCGAGCGAGGGGCTCGTCGCGATCCAGGTCTTCGAAGGGACCGAAGGGATCGACCGCAACGCGTCGGTCCGCTTCCTCGGCGAGACCATGAAGATGCCCGTCACCGAGGACCTCCTCGGGCGGGTGCTGGACGGTTCCGGGAACCCGATCGACGGCGGTCCGGAGATCGTTCCGGACGAGCGTCAGGACATCGTCGGCGAGGCGATCAATCCGTTCTCCCGGGAGTACCCCGAGGAGTTCATCCAGACTGGCGTCTCGGCCATCGACGGCATGAACACGCTCGTTCGCGGCCAAAAGCTCCCGATCTTCTCGGGATCGGGCCTGCCACACAACGACCTGGCGCTGCAGATCGCCCGTCAGGCGTCCGTGCCTGAGGAAGCTGAGGGTGACGGTGCGGATGGAGACGACGAGGGCTCCGAGTTCGCGGTGATCTTCGGTGCGATGGGGATCACGCAGGAAGAAGCGAACGAGTTCATGGAGGACTTCGAGCGCACCGGTGCGCTGGAGCGCTCGGTCGTCTTCATGAACCTCGCGGACGACCCGGCCGTCGAGCGGACGGTCACGCCGCGACTGGCGCTGACGACCGCCGAGTACCTCGCGTTCGAGAAGGACTACCACGTCCTGGTCATCCTCACCGACATGACCAACTACTGCGAGGCGCTGCGCGAGATCGGCGCCGCACGCGAGGAGGTCCCGGGTCGACGCGGGTACCCCGGATACATGTACACCGACCTGGCTCAGCTCTACGAGCGCGCGGGTCGGATCGAGGGTCAGGAGGGCTCGGTCACGCAGATCCCGATCCTGACGATGCCATCCGACGACATCACCCACCCGATCCCGGACCTGACGGGGTACATCACGGAGGGCCAGATCATCGTCGACCGGTCGCTCAACTCGCAGGGGATCGAGCCGCCGATCAACGTCCTGCCGAGCCTGTCGCGCCTGATGGACGACGGAATCGGCGAGGGCCTGACCCGCGGCGACCACGGCGACGTCTCCGACCAGCTCTACGCGGCGTACGCCGAGGGTGAGGACCTGCGCGACCTCGTCAACATCGTCGGTCGCGAGGCGCTGTCGGACCGAGACAACCAGTTCCTCGACTTCGCGGATCGCTTCGAGACGGAGTTCGTCCAGCAGGGCTTCGACACCAACCGGTCGATCGAGGAGACCCTGGGCGTCGCGTGGGATCTGCTCTCCATGCTTCCACCCGAAGAACTCAACCGCGTCGACGAGGAGGCCATCGAGGAGTACTACGTCGGCGACGAGGGCGAGTCGGTCGAAGCGACGGCGGACTGA